Proteins from a single region of Streptomyces spinoverrucosus:
- the eccB gene encoding type VII secretion protein EccB, which produces MASRRDQLNAYTFAKRRMLAAFLQSSPDGSEEGAPRPLRAVLPGVIVGVIVMAVFGAWGMFKPTAPKGWDEPNAKVIIANKSTTRYVVLKTDGQVQLHPVLNMASAKLLLEAGRGDVVTVAESVLDNGKIPHGVTIGIPYAPDRLPAADEAGTVKRWVVCERPSAGGGDSVQKAALVLSSRDMKATDGKGRLSGGELLYVADPDGKRYVVDAGGTAYPIDKSDELLLRAVVGSGRQPQRVSAEWLATLHQGDPITFPDITAQPGDAAGAPGQLDEATNKVGMVLKAPDNNADQYYVVLPGRVAPVSAFVAQLLLFSEELAPLGQAGQAGEVSPGAIVPGKPFGTEHHWPTGDPAPVNEASAAKGSRSTICNVLRGVNAGTGATTLSTWAGTDFPKKLPAGSSSAYVTPGSGQLYRQFQGEATKTGPVFLVTDTGLRYVLQSNGDSATDDAGIGTTAEQREQQQKEAMQAQTLLGYKDVDPAPIPATWSEFLPTGPRLSTAAARQPQGS; this is translated from the coding sequence ATGGCATCTCGGCGGGACCAGCTCAATGCCTACACCTTCGCGAAGCGCCGCATGCTCGCGGCCTTCCTGCAGTCGTCGCCCGACGGCTCGGAGGAGGGAGCGCCGCGACCGCTGCGCGCGGTCCTGCCCGGCGTCATCGTCGGGGTGATCGTCATGGCGGTCTTCGGGGCGTGGGGCATGTTCAAGCCGACCGCGCCCAAGGGCTGGGACGAACCCAACGCCAAGGTGATCATCGCCAACAAGTCGACCACGCGCTACGTCGTACTGAAGACCGACGGCCAGGTACAGCTCCACCCGGTCCTCAACATGGCCTCCGCGAAGCTGCTTCTGGAGGCCGGGCGGGGCGACGTCGTGACCGTCGCCGAGTCCGTTCTCGACAATGGCAAGATCCCCCACGGCGTCACCATCGGCATCCCGTACGCGCCCGACCGCCTGCCCGCGGCGGACGAAGCGGGCACTGTGAAGCGCTGGGTGGTCTGCGAGCGGCCGAGCGCGGGCGGCGGCGACTCCGTGCAGAAGGCCGCCCTGGTGCTCTCCTCCCGCGACATGAAGGCGACCGACGGCAAGGGGCGCCTCAGCGGCGGTGAGCTGCTCTACGTCGCGGACCCCGACGGCAAGCGCTACGTCGTCGACGCGGGCGGCACGGCGTACCCCATCGACAAGAGCGACGAACTGCTGCTGCGCGCCGTGGTCGGCTCGGGCCGGCAGCCCCAGCGGGTGTCCGCCGAGTGGCTGGCGACCCTGCACCAGGGTGACCCGATCACCTTCCCGGACATCACCGCGCAGCCGGGGGACGCGGCCGGCGCACCAGGCCAGCTGGACGAGGCGACCAACAAGGTCGGCATGGTGCTCAAGGCGCCGGACAACAACGCGGACCAGTACTACGTGGTGCTGCCCGGCCGGGTGGCCCCCGTCTCCGCATTCGTCGCCCAGCTCCTGCTGTTCAGCGAGGAGCTCGCCCCCCTCGGCCAGGCCGGTCAGGCCGGCGAGGTCAGCCCCGGCGCGATCGTGCCGGGCAAGCCGTTCGGCACCGAGCACCACTGGCCGACCGGGGACCCGGCCCCCGTCAACGAGGCCTCGGCCGCGAAGGGCAGCCGCAGCACGATCTGCAACGTCCTGCGCGGAGTGAACGCCGGCACGGGCGCCACCACGCTGAGCACCTGGGCGGGCACGGACTTCCCCAAGAAGCTGCCCGCGGGTTCCTCCAGCGCCTACGTCACGCCGGGTTCCGGCCAGCTCTACCGCCAGTTCCAGGGCGAGGCGACGAAGACCGGCCCGGTGTTCCTGGTCACCGACACGGGCCTGCGCTACGTCCTGCAGTCCAACGGCGACAGCGCCACGGACGACGCGGGCATCGGCACCACCGCCGAGCAGCGCGAGCAGCAGCAGAAGGAGGCCATGCAGGCCCAGACCCTCCTCGGCTACAAGGACGTCGACCCGGCGCCGATCCCCGCCACCTGGTCGGAGTTCCTGCCCACCGGCCCACGTCTGTCGACGGCGGCGGCCCGCCAGCCGCAGGGCTCGTGA
- the truB gene encoding tRNA pseudouridine(55) synthase TruB, protein MTQKHTTPDGLVIVDKPSGFTSHDVVAKMRGIARTRRVGHAGTLDPMATGVLVLGVEKATKLLGHLALTEKEYLGTIRLGQTTVTDDAEGEVTGSVDASKITRDAIDAGIAKLTGDIMQVPSKVSAIKINGVRSYKRARDGEDFDIPARPVTISSFSVYDVRDAVADDGTPVLDLVVSVVCSSGTYIRALARDLGADLGVGGHLTALRRTRVGPYKIDSARTLDQLQQELTVMPIAEAAAAAFPRWDVDGRRARLLTNGVRLDMPDEYTGAGPVAVFDPEGRFLALVEVQRGKAKSLAVFG, encoded by the coding sequence ATGACCCAGAAGCACACCACGCCCGACGGCCTCGTCATCGTCGACAAGCCGTCGGGCTTCACTTCGCACGACGTGGTCGCCAAGATGCGCGGCATCGCCAGGACGCGCCGCGTCGGCCACGCCGGCACCCTCGACCCGATGGCGACGGGCGTCCTCGTCCTCGGCGTCGAGAAGGCGACCAAGCTCCTCGGCCACCTCGCCCTGACCGAGAAGGAGTACCTGGGCACGATCCGCCTGGGCCAGACGACCGTCACCGACGACGCCGAGGGCGAGGTCACCGGGTCGGTCGACGCCTCGAAGATCACCCGGGACGCCATCGACGCCGGGATCGCCAAACTGACCGGCGACATCATGCAGGTGCCGTCCAAGGTCAGCGCCATCAAGATCAACGGGGTGCGCTCGTACAAGCGGGCCAGGGACGGCGAGGACTTCGACATCCCGGCCAGGCCCGTCACCATCTCGTCGTTCAGCGTGTACGACGTCCGGGACGCCGTCGCCGACGACGGCACCCCCGTGCTCGACCTGGTCGTGTCGGTCGTCTGCTCCTCCGGCACCTACATCCGCGCCCTCGCCCGTGACCTGGGCGCCGACCTGGGCGTCGGCGGCCACCTCACCGCGCTGCGCCGGACGCGCGTCGGGCCGTACAAGATCGACTCGGCCCGCACCCTGGACCAGCTCCAGCAGGAGCTGACCGTGATGCCGATCGCCGAGGCGGCCGCGGCCGCGTTCCCGCGCTGGGACGTGGACGGCAGGCGGGCCCGGCTGCTCACCAATGGCGTGCGGCTCGACATGCCCGACGAGTACACGGGCGCCGGGCCGGTGGCCGTCTTCGATCCCGAGGGCCGCTTCCTCGCGCTCGTGGAAGTCCAGCGGGGCAAGGCCAAGAGCCTCGCCGTCTTCGGCTGA
- the rbfA gene encoding 30S ribosome-binding factor RbfA: protein MADNARAKRLADLIREVVAQKLQRGIKDPRLGSHVTITDTRVTGDLREATVFYTVYGDEEERAAAAAGLESAKGILRSEVGKAAGVKFTPTLTFVADALPDTARTIEDLLDKARQSDEKVREASAGATYAGDADPYKKPGEDEDDTTA, encoded by the coding sequence GTGGCCGACAACGCGCGTGCCAAGAGGCTGGCGGACCTCATCCGAGAGGTGGTGGCCCAGAAGCTGCAGCGCGGGATCAAGGACCCGCGGCTCGGCTCGCACGTCACCATCACGGACACCCGGGTGACGGGCGACCTGCGGGAGGCGACCGTCTTCTACACCGTGTACGGGGACGAGGAGGAGCGGGCGGCCGCGGCCGCCGGTCTGGAGAGCGCCAAGGGCATCCTGCGCTCCGAGGTCGGCAAGGCGGCCGGTGTGAAGTTCACGCCGACGCTGACCTTCGTCGCCGACGCCCTCCCGGACACCGCCCGGACCATCGAGGACCTCCTCGACAAGGCCCGCCAGTCCGACGAGAAGGTCCGCGAGGCCTCGGCGGGCGCCACCTACGCCGGTGACGCCGACCCGTACAAGAAGCCGGGTGAGGACGAGGACGACACCACCGCATGA
- a CDS encoding DUF503 domain-containing protein has translation MYVGTLSFDLLLGDVRSLKEKRSVVRPIVAELQRKYAVSAAEVDHMDLYRRAQIGLAVVSGDAAHVSDVLDRCERLVAGRPEVELLSVRRRFHGDDD, from the coding sequence ATGTATGTGGGGACGCTGTCCTTCGACCTGCTCCTCGGCGACGTACGGTCGCTGAAGGAGAAGCGCTCCGTCGTCCGCCCGATCGTCGCCGAACTCCAGCGGAAGTACGCGGTGAGCGCGGCCGAGGTGGATCACATGGACCTCTACCGCCGGGCCCAGATCGGCCTGGCGGTGGTGTCCGGCGACGCGGCGCACGTCAGCGACGTGCTGGACCGGTGCGAGCGGCTGGTAGCCGGACGCCCCGAGGTGGAACTGCTGTCGGTCAGGCGCCGCTTCCACGGCGACGACGACTGA
- a CDS encoding trypsin-like peptidase domain-containing protein → MAVQGRGTAPRHGGRGPGDAVLVRIHDLAGRPRGTGIVADHHGTVLTSHEAVDGLARLVLRAGDRSCVVPAEAVTPLPERDLALVPAEGLGVEPLPITVRDRVETGAYVRIAAGCWREARVLGAATGVTYTATDRFRQLDHVLELAIGTAGRDALRLGGGAAGGPVVDAGTGAVVAVLGTALHTGHRDCGFAVPLRPAQSGPLAELLARNAATVPAYGADLNLAGVLALTAASVRQDGPQGHVGREGAVAPVERAAVVREFAAFTEGPANVLGLVGPPGSGRTTELAALAARRDQGAEPTPTLWLRGADLRDEDGSVADAARRALSRAARIVAAAGGGALLEGASPGGAGTLVGVGTLGGAGTGDTGPERLAGLARAAGRPLLLLLDNPEEMPPALARRLSEWTDGTVRWLRETGARLVVACRAEYWERAGAEYPAECLYPGVGQPGDLPPCVPLGDLDEDEARRARARYDLPEGVLAAPDARHPLTLRLLSEVLAAAPDARPVAPLDRHDVLAAHLDLMCLRVAVRLAAENGLRGTAVRRLAAKVAGQVHEAARRSLGPGQGELDRDVFKALFPWGPAPVRLGGGTGWAPAVLAEGLLVPAGTGYRFAHEELADWLQGTHLDLDEALRALVHHRPAPDAEQPDPLPHHRIGPVVQALLQLARQHGTHRLSVRLEELVHALDADPHSWWAARLLGETLRRVPDATPYLRVLRLLADAIVDRRRQGLAVPGEFGPGFWTEPALPGAERLDLLRRLVLADSGPADGGRYLDAAARLLAADPTAVQPHLTRWFDDERPLPAAPHATVATAAQALLHTHRRRALDDLTEALVDSAHRRGDELLGVLAEEEPSAVCRAVDRWAHDERSARRAAAVTYGLRAMPHARSEADRELLRYAALALLARPADGGLHGGALGLLVRDPRTRARYLPRAVEHFAAGDPQLPASALVTALATHPEPVLGAFRARLHRPDAEEALFTLADAATPALARRVADLVRDAVTPCPERAAPVAAYVDRRLDTGPAARTVLFPLVTGLLNGGPEQLRVALSTVVGAPGTPVSRALRRELCDFLLVHEHAPPVLESLLRTAARHGGDELRALVHRTGMLLVRTPAGATRFDRTLLDLGREVPGFAARVAHWLNDAPQDWAAVVGPSTRRMIENLVGARVPA, encoded by the coding sequence ATGGCGGTACAGGGCCGGGGGACCGCACCGCGGCACGGCGGGCGCGGCCCGGGTGACGCCGTCCTCGTCCGCATCCACGACCTCGCCGGACGTCCTCGCGGCACCGGCATCGTCGCCGACCATCACGGCACCGTCCTCACCAGCCACGAGGCCGTCGACGGACTGGCCCGGCTGGTCCTGCGCGCCGGGGACCGCAGCTGTGTCGTGCCCGCCGAGGCGGTCACACCGCTGCCGGAGCGGGATCTGGCTCTCGTACCCGCCGAGGGGCTGGGCGTGGAGCCGCTGCCGATCACCGTGCGGGACCGGGTCGAGACCGGCGCGTATGTGCGGATCGCCGCGGGCTGCTGGCGTGAGGCGCGGGTGCTGGGAGCGGCGACGGGCGTGACGTACACGGCCACGGACCGTTTCCGTCAGCTCGACCACGTGCTGGAGCTGGCGATCGGCACGGCTGGGCGGGACGCCCTGCGGCTGGGCGGTGGCGCGGCCGGGGGACCGGTCGTCGACGCCGGTACCGGCGCCGTGGTCGCGGTGCTCGGGACGGCGCTGCACACCGGCCACCGTGACTGCGGGTTCGCCGTGCCGCTGCGGCCCGCGCAGAGCGGTCCGCTGGCCGAGTTGCTCGCCCGCAACGCGGCGACGGTGCCCGCGTACGGGGCCGACCTCAACCTCGCCGGGGTGCTCGCACTCACGGCGGCCTCGGTACGGCAGGACGGACCGCAGGGTCACGTGGGGCGGGAGGGGGCCGTCGCGCCAGTCGAACGGGCGGCGGTCGTACGGGAGTTCGCCGCGTTCACCGAGGGTCCGGCCAACGTCCTCGGACTCGTCGGGCCGCCGGGCAGTGGTCGTACGACGGAACTCGCGGCGCTTGCCGCCCGGCGCGACCAGGGTGCGGAACCGACGCCGACCCTGTGGCTGCGGGGCGCCGATCTGCGGGACGAGGACGGGTCGGTGGCGGATGCGGCCCGGCGGGCGCTGAGCCGGGCGGCGCGGATCGTGGCGGCGGCAGGGGGTGGGGCCTTGCTTGAAGGGGCCTCCCCTGGTGGGGCCGGGACTCTTGTTGGGGTCGGGACTCTTGGTGGGGCCGGGACCGGCGACACCGGCCCGGAGCGTCTGGCCGGGCTCGCCCGTGCCGCCGGTCGTCCTCTGCTCCTGCTTCTCGACAACCCCGAGGAGATGCCCCCGGCCCTGGCTCGGCGTCTTTCCGAGTGGACGGACGGGACCGTGAGGTGGCTGCGGGAGACGGGGGCGCGGTTGGTCGTGGCGTGCCGGGCGGAGTACTGGGAACGCGCGGGGGCGGAGTACCCGGCGGAGTGCCTGTACCCGGGCGTGGGACAGCCCGGTGACCTGCCGCCCTGCGTCCCCTTGGGGGACCTGGACGAGGACGAGGCCCGACGCGCCCGCGCCCGTTACGATCTCCCCGAAGGCGTCCTCGCCGCCCCCGACGCCCGTCACCCCCTCACCCTCCGTCTCCTCTCCGAGGTCCTCGCCGCCGCCCCGGACGCCCGGCCGGTCGCCCCGCTCGACCGGCACGACGTCCTCGCCGCCCACCTGGACCTCATGTGCCTGCGCGTGGCCGTGCGGCTCGCCGCCGAGAACGGGCTGCGGGGCACCGCCGTACGGCGGCTGGCGGCGAAGGTGGCCGGGCAGGTGCACGAGGCCGCCCGGCGCAGCCTCGGGCCCGGGCAAGGCGAGCTGGACCGGGACGTGTTCAAGGCCCTGTTCCCGTGGGGCCCGGCCCCGGTCCGGCTCGGCGGCGGCACCGGCTGGGCGCCCGCCGTCCTCGCCGAGGGCCTCCTCGTCCCGGCCGGCACCGGCTACCGCTTCGCCCACGAGGAGCTCGCCGACTGGCTCCAGGGCACGCACCTCGACCTGGACGAGGCCCTGCGCGCCCTGGTCCACCACCGCCCCGCCCCCGACGCCGAACAGCCGGATCCCCTCCCGCACCACCGCATCGGCCCCGTCGTGCAGGCCCTGCTCCAGCTCGCCCGGCAGCACGGCACACACCGGCTCTCCGTCCGCCTGGAGGAGCTGGTGCACGCCCTGGACGCCGACCCGCACTCCTGGTGGGCGGCCCGGCTGCTCGGCGAGACGCTGCGCCGGGTGCCGGACGCCACGCCGTATCTCCGTGTGCTGCGGCTGCTCGCCGACGCGATCGTCGACCGGCGGCGGCAGGGGCTTGCGGTGCCGGGGGAGTTCGGGCCCGGCTTCTGGACGGAGCCGGCGCTGCCCGGCGCCGAGCGCCTCGACCTGCTGCGCCGCCTGGTCCTCGCCGACAGCGGCCCGGCCGACGGCGGCCGGTACCTCGACGCCGCCGCCCGGCTGCTCGCCGCCGACCCCACCGCCGTACAACCGCATCTCACCCGCTGGTTCGACGACGAGCGGCCGCTCCCCGCCGCGCCGCACGCGACCGTGGCGACGGCCGCGCAGGCGCTGCTGCACACGCATCGGCGGCGGGCGCTGGACGACCTCACGGAAGCGCTGGTCGACAGCGCGCACCGGCGGGGCGACGAGCTGCTCGGCGTACTCGCCGAGGAGGAGCCCTCCGCCGTGTGCCGGGCCGTGGACCGGTGGGCGCACGACGAGCGGTCGGCACGGCGGGCGGCGGCGGTGACGTACGGGCTGCGCGCCATGCCCCACGCCCGCAGTGAGGCCGACCGCGAGCTGCTGCGCTACGCGGCCCTCGCCCTGCTCGCCCGCCCCGCCGACGGCGGTCTGCACGGCGGGGCGCTCGGCCTCCTCGTCCGCGATCCGCGCACCCGGGCCCGGTACCTGCCCCGGGCGGTGGAGCACTTCGCGGCCGGTGATCCGCAGCTGCCCGCGAGCGCGCTGGTGACCGCCCTGGCGACCCACCCCGAGCCGGTGCTCGGCGCCTTCCGGGCCCGGCTGCACCGGCCGGACGCCGAGGAGGCGCTGTTCACCCTCGCCGACGCGGCGACCCCGGCGCTGGCGCGGCGCGTCGCCGATCTGGTCCGGGACGCCGTGACGCCGTGCCCGGAGCGGGCCGCGCCCGTGGCCGCGTACGTCGACCGGCGCCTCGACACCGGGCCCGCCGCCAGGACCGTGCTGTTTCCGCTGGTCACCGGCCTGCTGAACGGTGGGCCCGAGCAGCTGCGGGTGGCGCTGTCCACCGTCGTCGGCGCACCCGGCACCCCCGTCTCCCGCGCCCTGCGCCGCGAACTGTGCGACTTCCTGCTCGTCCACGAGCACGCCCCGCCCGTCCTGGAATCCCTGCTGCGGACGGCCGCCCGGCACGGCGGGGACGAGTTGCGCGCCCTGGTCCATCGCACCGGCATGCTCCTCGTCCGCACCCCGGCCGGCGCGACCCGCTTCGACCGCACCCTCCTCGACCTCGGCCGCGAGGTCCCCGGCTTCGCCGCCCGGGTCGCGCACTGGCTGAACGACGCCCCGCAGGACTGGGCCGCAGTGGTCGGCCCCAGCACTCGCCGGATGATCGAGAACCTGGTCGGGGCGAGGGTTCCCGCGTGA
- the eccE gene encoding type VII secretion protein EccE, producing MASGTRVRSGGRSRAEGSAAPRQEPAQRSGSSGALHLRARSGQAGAFRLQRVVLLEVAAAALLVGWVIGTVALVVAAVVAVCLVLVSFVRRRGRSLPEWLATARALRARQRRAESTPIPPGTEPGLAPAVECDPSLRTYTYAGRDRRPVGIIGDGTFVTAVLQVEADATALRADRNRQPLPLSLVYDALEVDGIRLESAQVVLHTQPAPALHLPQQSVAVANYAPLQEQTGAPAVRITWIALKLDPELCPEAVAARGGGLPGAQKCVVRAADQLASRLTGAGFRATLLDEEQLTAAIATSSCANPLVTAEAGRTEARERRTEESGRSWRCDNRRHTTYWIRRWPSPGGHRAPSMPQVIALITAVPALATTFSLTLTRGDRQEVSVCGHLRVTGRSDDELVAARRALQAAARHTGTGLARLDREQVPGMLATLPLGGAR from the coding sequence ATGGCTTCCGGGACACGCGTCCGGTCCGGCGGCCGGTCGCGGGCGGAGGGCTCCGCAGCGCCTCGGCAGGAGCCTGCGCAGCGGTCGGGCTCGTCGGGGGCGCTCCACCTCAGGGCGCGTTCGGGGCAGGCCGGGGCATTCCGGTTGCAACGCGTGGTTCTGCTGGAGGTCGCCGCCGCCGCGCTGCTCGTCGGATGGGTGATCGGCACGGTGGCCCTCGTGGTGGCGGCCGTCGTCGCCGTCTGCTTGGTGCTGGTCTCCTTCGTCCGCCGTCGCGGCCGTTCCCTGCCCGAATGGCTGGCCACGGCACGGGCGTTGCGGGCACGGCAGCGGCGGGCCGAGAGCACGCCGATACCGCCGGGCACGGAGCCGGGACTCGCGCCCGCAGTGGAGTGCGACCCGAGTCTGAGGACGTATACGTACGCCGGTCGTGACCGCCGCCCCGTCGGCATCATCGGAGACGGCACCTTCGTCACCGCCGTTTTGCAGGTGGAGGCCGATGCCACCGCGCTGCGAGCCGACCGGAACCGACAGCCGCTGCCGCTGAGCCTGGTGTACGACGCCTTGGAGGTGGACGGGATCCGGCTGGAGTCGGCGCAGGTCGTGCTGCACACCCAGCCCGCGCCCGCGCTCCATCTGCCGCAGCAGTCCGTGGCTGTCGCCAACTACGCGCCTCTGCAGGAGCAGACGGGTGCGCCGGCCGTGCGCATCACATGGATCGCGTTGAAGCTCGATCCGGAGCTGTGCCCGGAGGCCGTGGCGGCACGCGGTGGTGGTCTGCCGGGCGCACAGAAGTGCGTCGTGCGTGCCGCCGATCAGCTCGCGAGCCGACTGACCGGAGCCGGGTTCCGGGCCACCCTCCTCGACGAGGAGCAGCTGACCGCCGCCATAGCCACCTCGTCCTGCGCCAACCCGCTGGTGACGGCGGAGGCCGGCCGTACGGAAGCACGCGAGCGGCGAACCGAGGAGTCCGGCCGGAGCTGGCGCTGCGACAACCGCAGGCACACCACGTACTGGATCCGCCGGTGGCCTTCCCCGGGAGGCCACCGGGCACCCTCTATGCCGCAGGTCATCGCCCTTATCACGGCCGTCCCCGCGCTCGCCACGACCTTCAGCCTCACCCTGACGCGCGGCGACCGGCAGGAGGTGTCCGTGTGCGGCCATCTGCGGGTGACCGGGCGCAGCGATGACGAACTCGTCGCGGCCCGGCGGGCGTTGCAGGCCGCGGCACGACACACCGGCACTGGACTCGCCCGCCTCGACCGGGAGCAGGTGCCAGGCATGCTCGCCACTCTGCCCCTCGGAGGTGCCCGCTGA
- a CDS encoding bifunctional riboflavin kinase/FAD synthetase, giving the protein MQRWRGLEDIPEDWGRSVVTIGSYDGVHRGHQLIIRHAVDRARELGVPAVVVTFDPHPSEVVRPGSHPPLLAPHHRRAELMAELGVDAVLILPFTAEFSKLSPADFVVKVLVDKLHAKAVVEGPNFRFGHRAAGNVEFLAEQGKVYDFEVEVVDLFVSGEAGGGEPFSSTLTRRLVAAGDVAGAAEILGRPHRVEGVVVRGAQRGRELGFPTANVETLPHSAIPADGVYAGWLVVAGEAMPAAISVGTNPQFDGTERTVEAYAIDRVGLDLYGLHVAVDFLAFVRGQAKFDTLQALLERMAEDVKQCRELIGAVS; this is encoded by the coding sequence GTGCAGCGCTGGCGTGGCTTGGAGGACATCCCCGAGGACTGGGGACGCAGCGTCGTCACCATCGGCTCCTACGACGGTGTCCACCGCGGGCACCAGCTGATCATCCGGCACGCCGTGGACCGCGCCCGCGAGCTGGGCGTACCCGCCGTCGTCGTCACCTTCGACCCGCACCCCAGCGAGGTCGTCCGCCCCGGCAGCCACCCGCCACTGCTCGCCCCGCACCACCGCCGCGCCGAACTGATGGCCGAGCTGGGCGTGGACGCGGTGCTGATCCTCCCCTTCACGGCGGAGTTCTCGAAGCTCTCGCCGGCCGACTTCGTCGTCAAGGTCCTGGTCGACAAGCTGCACGCCAAGGCGGTCGTCGAGGGCCCCAACTTCCGCTTCGGCCACCGCGCCGCCGGAAACGTGGAGTTCCTCGCCGAGCAGGGCAAGGTCTACGACTTCGAGGTCGAGGTCGTCGACCTGTTCGTGTCGGGCGAGGCGGGCGGCGGCGAGCCGTTCTCGTCGACGCTGACGCGGCGGCTGGTGGCCGCCGGGGACGTGGCGGGGGCCGCGGAGATCCTCGGCCGCCCGCACCGGGTCGAGGGCGTCGTCGTACGCGGGGCCCAGCGCGGCCGCGAGCTGGGCTTCCCCACCGCCAACGTCGAGACGCTGCCGCACTCCGCGATCCCGGCCGACGGGGTGTACGCGGGGTGGCTGGTGGTGGCGGGCGAGGCCATGCCGGCCGCGATCTCCGTGGGCACCAACCCGCAGTTCGACGGCACCGAGCGCACGGTGGAGGCGTACGCCATCGACCGGGTGGGGCTGGATCTGTACGGGCTGCATGTCGCCGTCGACTTCCTGGCCTTCGTGCGCGGGCAGGCGAAGTTCGACACGCTCCAGGCTCTGCTGGAGCGGATGGCGGAGGACGTGAAGCAGTGCCGGGAGCTGATCGGGGCGGTGTCGTAG